From a region of the Solanum stenotomum isolate F172 chromosome 2, ASM1918654v1, whole genome shotgun sequence genome:
- the LOC125855099 gene encoding cytochrome P450 82A3-like, giving the protein MALLSAGTDTTIVTLTWTLSLLLNNYQALQKAQDELDAHVGKNRWVQESDIKNLVYLQAIVKEGLRLYPAAPLSVPHESMEDCTISGYDIPKGTRLLVNLWKIHHDPNIWPNPHEFKPERFLSTHKDVDVKGNHFELMPFGSGRRMCPGISLALQVLPFVIAMLLQGFDMKRPSDEPIDMSESFGLTVLKASPLEVILAPRLAPDLYE; this is encoded by the exons ATG GCTTTGCTGTCGGCAGGTACAGACACCACGATCGTAACTCTAACGTGGACTTTATCTCTACTACTCAACAACTATCAAGCACTTCAAAAGGCTCAAGATGAGCTAGACGCTCATGTTGGCAAGAACAGATGGGTCCAAGAATCGGATATAAAAAACTtagtttaccttcaagctattGTTAAAGAAGGATTACGTTTATATCCGGCTGCACCACTCTCAGTGCCACACGAGTCGATGGAGGATTGTACTATCAGTGGGTATGATATACCAAAAGGCACTCGCTTATTAGTGAACTTATGGAAGATTCATCACGATCCTAATATATGGCCAAATCCTCACGAGTTTAAGCCAGAGAGGTTCTTGTCGACCCACAAGGATGTCGATGTAAAGGGCAATCACTTTGAGTTAATGCCATTTGGTAGTGGAAGAAGAATGTGCCCTGGAATTTCGTTAGCCCTTCAAGTTTTGCCCTTTGTAATAGCAATGTTGCTGCAGGGGTTTGACATGAAGAGGCCTTCAGATGAACCAATTGATATGAGTGAGAGCTTTGGATTGACAGTGCTCAAAGCTTCTCCACTCGAAGTTATCCTTGCTCCGCGCTTGGCTCCCGATCTTTATGAATGA